Proteins from one Corticium candelabrum chromosome 4, ooCorCand1.1, whole genome shotgun sequence genomic window:
- the LOC134178587 gene encoding uncharacterized protein LOC134178587, with protein MTRITFFLVLFVASCIDQSIGKDYQIAMILPLDDFPAGKPNDLTSTLDASVRDINTRRYGLASNFTFNVSVCIRQVRDRKPLGSFAGLFECASDGIVAAIAPFYSDHAQVLAQIGETGAFPLVSTALSREDVSDYLFESTTNFFSLHTNNVFDGVELIDGGILYEFQWKEVALVVSDTPKTKKAVQHFESFVAHLEDISIGKKVLLPSYGSSDDIESEIKQQLQTIQNSGLTVIVASLEAHEEVYSRVFRIASTVELIGVKIAWVVLHIPDSILSWDNKTLLHMTGIIATRVNVSTDQSEWGINRNITENSVLANTYDAAWAVALAIEHSLKESVSLDFDTDDGFGVKQVVGGQQFMEQLRRVNFQGVSGYLKMQNDSTREPRFDVLNLVHNVNRGYELIQIGKWSHEQSLQLTGVTVSWYNGSLCRPAGLRDHCRHKLQVLVPREYDPYIRFHQKRKGNEQFSGWAIDAFKFIGKGCVDGNYVFTLWNGTWDAMIAELRKQDTIYDMAVAPIIMTKDRLKDVIFTRNVRQVSIRALVLRSDVTSAGLWQFLDPFSWRVWLMCIGFFVFTGVILYLLERNRKTFPEGAPGLSDAMFVSFSTLTYTQDQDSVLTTIGRAYIVVVCFVVLILTSCFTANLTVFLLKTQKNVPFDSVRQLLSEPVGVLKDLGVDYFLTSKSGSDVFSNINVYDSIDDVLSALKNGTITAFIDDSSVLAEHEAEDRDCRLALVLDTWRQVNTGFVMRDTPLHNTFLSHFDGRVLTAWDEQFFDDLQQRYFTSSRGHCNSQDLGGDNKPLDMFNLGGIFILFGGVTIFCLIGNVIRWYLYKKGILKVDLSRERPGGHATAQLLHSTVTGTTGVANGMLPMDTTPSRLKEGAGEGPAGHGDSLALTSYNEAAGRVRLTPLTVTAHNNGTLDGPGALSSYFTYQI; from the exons ATGACGAGAATCACTTTCTTCTTAGTACTTTTTGTGGCTAGTTGTATCGACCAAAGTATCGGCAAGGATTACCAGATAGCAATGATTTTGCCACTCGATGACTTCCCTGCGGGGAAACCCAACGACTTGACGTCAACACTCGACGCGTCCGTGCGCGACATCAACACTCGTCGCTACGGTCTGGCGAGCAACTTCACGTTcaatgtgagtgtgtgtatacGACAGGTACGTGACAGAAAGCCGCTCGGATCATTCGCTGGTCTGTTTGAGTGCGCGAGCGACGGCATAGTTGCTGCAATCGCGCCGTTTTATTCTGATCATGCGCAAGTATTAGCTCAAATAGGAGAGACGGGTGCATTCCCTCTTGTATCGACGGCACTGTCTAGAGAAGACGTGAGCGACTACTTGTTTGAGTCGACGACAAATTTCTTCAGTCTGCATACTAACAATGTGTTTGATGGTGTTGAATTGATTGATGGTGGAATATTATATGAGTTTCAGTGGAAAGAAGTGGCACTCGTCGTTTCTGACACTCCTAAAACTAAGAAGGCCGTACAGCactttgaaagttttgttgcACATTTGGAGGACATTTCGATTGGTAAGAAAGTACTTTTGCCTTCCTATGGTTCGAGTGATGACATTGAGAGTGAGATCAAGCAGCAACTTCAGACAATACAAAATTCTGGATTGACTGTAATTGTGGCTTCTCTTGAAGCTCACGAGGAAGTTTATAGTCGAGTGTTTCGTATTGCCAGTACTGTGGAGTTGATTGGTGTGAAGATTGCATGGGTTGTTCTTCATATTCCTGATTCCATACTGAGTTGGGATAACAAGACATTGTTACATATGACTGGAATAATTGCTACTCGAGTTAATGTTTCTACTG ATCAATCTGAATGGGGAATAAACAGAAACATTACTGAAAATAGTGTGCTTGCCAACACATATGATGCAGCATGGGCTGTTGCCTTAGCCATCGAACATTCTCTGAAGGAAAGCGTCTCTTTAGATTTTGATACTGATGATGGCTTTGGTGTTAAGCAGGTGGTTGGCGGACAACAGTTTATGGAGCAGCTTAGACGAGTAAACTTTCAGGGTGTTTCAGGCTATTTAAAAATGCAAAATGATAGCACAAGAGAGCCAAG ATTCGATGTTTTGAATCTAGTTCACAACGTCAATCGTGGTTATGAACTCATTCAAATAGGAAAGTGGAGCCATGAACAAAGCTTGCAATTGACTGGTGTGACTGTTTCTTGGTATAATGGCAGCCTATGTAGACCAGCTGGGTTACGTGACCACTGTCGTCATAAACTTCAAGTGCTGGTTCCTCGTGAGTATGATCCCTACATTCGATTCCATCAAAAGCGTAAAGGCAATGAACAGTTTTCTGGCTGGGCTATTGATGCATTTAAGTTTATAGGTAAAGGATGTGTTGATGGCAATTATGTGTTTACATTATGGAATGGAACATGGGACGCAATGATAGCAGAACTAAGGAAGCAAGATACTATCTATGACATGGCTGTCGCTCCTATTATTATGACCAAAGATAGACTGAAAGATGTGATATTTACTCGCAATGTTCGGCAAGTGTCTATTCGTGCTCTTGTGCTTCGTTCTGACGTGACATCTGCTGGACTGTGGCAGTTCCTTGATCCATTCAGTTGGAGGGTTTGGCTTATGTGCATTGGTTTCTTTGTGTTTACTGGAGTTATATTATACCTGctagagagaaacagaaaaacatTTCCAGAAGGAGCTCCAGGATTGTCAGATGCCATGTTTGTATCTTTCTCAACgttgacatacacacaagatCAGGACAGTGTGCTTACAACTATTGGTCGAGCATACATTGTAGTTGTCTGCTTTGTTGTTCTCATCTTGACGTCCTGTTTCACTGCAAATTTGACAGTTTTTCTACTCAAGACGCAGAAAAATGTTCCATTTGATTCTGTTCGGCAATTGCTGTCAGAACCCGTTGGAGTGCTCAAAGACTTGGGAGTCGATTATTTCTTAACATCAAAATCTGGTTCAGATGTTTTCTCAAATATAAATGTGTATGATTCAATAGATGATGTCCTTAGTGCATTAAAGAATGGTACGATCACTGCATTTATTGATGATTCAAGTGTGCTTGCAGAACACGAAGCAGAGGACCGGGATTGTCGTCTGGCCTTAGTATTAGACACTTGGCGACAAGTGAATACAGGATTTGTCATGCGAGACACCCCGCTGCACAACACGTTTCTTAGTCATTTTGATGGGCGAGTACTGACAGCTTGGGACGAGCAATTTTTTGATGACTTGCAGCAACGTTATTTTACCTCATCTCGAGGTCATTGTAACAGTCAAGATTTGGGAGGTGACAACAAACCACTGGATATGTTTAATTTGGGTGGCATATTTATATTGTTTGGTGGAGTAACAATATTTTGTTTGATTGGAAATGTGATACGTTGGTATTTGTACAAGAAAGGAATATTGAAAGTCGATTTGTCTAGAGAACGACCGGGTGGACATGCTACTGCACAGCTACTTCATAGTACTGTCACTGGTACTACCGGTGTTGCAAATGGTATGCTACCAATGGACACCACTCCAAGCAGACTCAAGGAAGGAGCTGGTGAGGGACCTGCTGGACATGGTGACAGTTTGGCGCTTACTTCATATAACGAAGCAGCTGGACGTGTTAGACTGACTCCCTTGACAGTTACAGCACATAATAATGGTACATTGGATGGACCAGGTGCACTGTCTTCATACTTTACATACCAGATATAA